ATCTCAGCCTGTACTTAGTAATGGAAACTTAACCACAATGTTCTCAGTTGCACCTAAGAATGGTTAGAGTGGAAAGTCACTCATCAGACTGACAGCTAGACTCTACATTAATACTGGGCACAGTAATACTGCCAGCAGCTCCATCCCACCGCGTCAATCACACAAGGGGCATGTTGACCAGTGTCTCTCACCCAGATCAGACCAATAGTGTAGGTCACCATTTACAAATTCAGGATACCTAACAGAGACAgtaaactaggtaaaaacaatgactgcagatgctggaaaccagattctggatcagtggtgcctgatgaagggcttttgcccgaaacgtcgatttcgctgctcgttggatgctgcctgaactgctgtgctcttccagcaccactgatccagagacaGTAAACTGACAATTTCCAAGGCAGCCTGGAATCTTCTCAGACACCACCCTGCACGGTCAAGGGAGACGGACAAACTGTTACAGGTTTTCCAGAAGCAGTAGTGAATTTTATGAATGACCTCCCTCATTCCAATCTCCCTTGGGATCTGGGTGCTACTGATGTGAAACTAATTGAAGACTCACATTCCCAATTGGCTCCTTGTTAAAACCAGAGTTCATTTGGTTCATTCCATGGATCTTGACAATTTGAAGTATCCCGTCACAAATTGTGAAACACCCAGACCTAAGTGCAGTCTCTCAGGTCACTTAATAACTTGGTTATGTGTTGTGGCTTTGAGGGGTTAGACCAAATGACTTGCCTTCAAGGTCTTCAGGAGAATTTCATGGAGTAAGAAAAGACCGATTGTTTACTGCAACAAGTGAGCAAGTTGAGGAATAACAGCAGAACCCAGCaggtgctgggaatctgaaacaaatttAGAGCATGCTGGAGgggctcagcaaatctggcagggtctgtggagagagaaacagttttaAGTCTGCTATGACTCCTTTGGTAGTAGGTTGTGGTTACAATTTTTAATATAATTGACCCAAGAACCAGGAACGAGATCAGTTTTGTTTTCCTCAATGAGTTGTGACCTGGGGGACGCTGCCTGAAAAGGCAGTGACATCATATGCAATGGAAACGTTCAGAAAAggagttggataaatacttgaagtgGCGAAGTTTGCCGTGCTGTGGGGCAAGTGGGATAGCTCTGTCAAAGAAGCAGCAAAGACACAATGCATCTGTTGTTGTATTAGGCATGAAGATTCCACAAAACTAGACTCACTATAAATCCGATCTCTGTCCTTTCAGGAGACACGTTTGACAGATCGATGGTGGTGGATGGTGAAGAAGCAAACCTTGTGTTGTTTGATATCTGGGAGCAGGTCGGTCCTTGCTGTGAACGCTGCTGGTCTAAGTGCAAATGTTATTTACTGTTTTGTCCCATTGTCAATTGCCTACTTGGACATTGTCTTCTTCAGTACTGATAGCACCATGGTATTTTGCCCCAAGTGGCCACTCTGTGTGCCAGGGTTAATGTGGAATggtgacacacactctcactctcactctcacacactctcactctcacacacttactctcactctctctcacacacacccacacacgcactctctctctcacatacacacacacacacacacacacacacacacacgactctgtctcatgcagacacacacacgcgctctctcacacacgactctctctcacacatacacacacgcactctctctctctcacacatgactctctctcacacacacacagacacgactctctcatgcagacacacacatgcgctctctctgtctctcacatgcagacacacacacacgctctctcacacacgactctctcacacacacacacactcactctctcacacacgactctctcatgcagacacacacacaggctctcacacacgactctcactcacacacacacacacacacacacacacacacacacacacacacacacacacgactctctctcacgcagacacacacacatgcgctctctctctctctctctcacacacacccccacccaaccacaaattctctttctctcactctctctctctcttgctggagtTCAAATGTTTGAGAGGGGATTTCAAAGAAACTTATAAAATGCTTTATTCACCCACCCCCTGAATTAGCCAGACCAAAGTGAATGCCCAAGCGGATACGTAGATTTTAAAAGGAAGAAATTTCACCAGATTTTCTTGGTTTAACAAAAAGAgtgagtttatttattacaaaacACAAGAAGGAATAATAACgcagcacacacatacacagattagaaatgagcAGTGAGTCTAAAAAGAGAAATGTCAAAAAGATATGCAGACCAGTCCCTGAATTGTTTGGAAAGAGGAGATAAGAAAATGTAGTAGCTGTTATTGGATGGCGTTGGTGATGTTGACTGCTCAACAGTCAGTGTCAACTGCGAGATTCTTGGCTGTGCAGGTTGGCagaaattctgtgattctgattcCTTTTGAGATTGACTGACTGAATTTTagtctttgattttgttttacgTACCAAGGCGTTTAAAAAGGCTGTTCTCCACACAGTGCTCCTCTCAGCGCTGTAATATACAGACTAGAACGCCCAGCCAATAATACACACAGATAAGGGCTGCAGTCAGATTCTCACCCAGTTGTTTAATATTCCCAGACAAAAAACACACATGTCAGAAAGAGGAGGTTGTCTGCTGTGAAGGGGATTGTGAGCCACTGCATTCCCTCCTCAGGTTAAATATCTCCCGGTTTGATTCCAGGCGTTTCATGCAGAGATTTGCCAGTCACAGAATTCGCAAACACAGCTTCCCTTGTCCCAGTCctgttttgaaaaaaatgctTTCAAATTAAAAGTAAAAAATATCTGTAATTATTTCAAGGTTCCAATTCATCCATCATTCCAAGAACAAATACACAAGGAATGCAATATTGAAGTACTGGCCAAAGATAGGCTATAgagagggagcaccgcactgtcagagggtctgtatgagggagtgccgcactgtaggagagggagcgccgcactgtaggatgatcagtgctgtgggagcgccgcactgtaggatggtcagtgctgtgggagtgctgcactgtaggagggtcagtgctgtgggagtgctgcacagtaggagggtcagtgctgtgggagtgctgcactgtaggatggtcagtgctgtgggaggctGCACTGTAagatggtcagtgctgtgggaggctgcactgtcggagggtcagtgctgtgggaggctgcactgtcggagggtcagtgctgagggagtgcaacactgtgggagggtcagtgctgagggagtgctgcactgtgggagggtgaCTTTTGAGTTGAGACATTAAATTGAAGCCCTGTCTTTACTGTCATGTAATCTTGGTCATTGTGTTTGTGGGAGTGCTGTGAGGAGAATGAAATGTATCTTTATTCATCATTTCAGGATGACACCAACTGGATCCGTGAGCACTGTATGAAGCTGGGAGATGCCTACATCATCGTGTATTCAGTGACAGACCGAGCCAGCTTTGAGAAGGCCTCAGAACTGAGGATCCAGCTGAGGAGGGCGAGACAGGCAGAGGACATCCCAATTATCCTGGTCGGGAACAAAAGTGACTTGGTTCGGTCCAGAGAGGTGTCTGTGGAAGGTACGCGGGAGTTGCACTCAATGCTTCCAAAGCTAGTGTTCGAATTGGGAACAAGGCAATTTGCATGTGAAAGAGTTCTGAGGGTGAAGACCCTCAGAGTACTCTCAACAAAGACAAGTGCAAATGAATAATTAGCTATCTCCGTCTTTCTCTAATactatttctctttctttctgtgtCTCTAAATCAATATATCTGCATCTCTTTCATTTCTCCATCACCGCTGCtacataagtaatctaatctaatcatatctccctgtctcctttctttctttccctctctttccctatTTCTCGCTGTCTATATCCCTGTGAAAGCAATGCTTCTGGGGTTATAGAGAGTTGTCATTGATCCTGCTTTTGGATGAGATGGTGAGCTGAGATTCCGTCTGCTTTCTCAGGAGAACATAAAGAGTCTCCAGAGACATAGCCAATAATTCTCCCTCGGCCACAGTCACTGAAAGCAGATGAACTGGTCAATATCTTGCTGCTGTTCCTTGGAGGTGGTTTTTTGACAATTGTTTGCTGTGTCTGCTATGTTACTTTGAAAGTATTTCATCagctgcaaagtgctttgggagATGctggaaggtgctatataaattcaaaCCCTTCTTTCTTGAAGGCTAACAGTGGTTCTCTGGTTTGTCCACAGAGGGGAGATCCTGTGCTGTGGTTTTCAACTGCAAATTCATCGAGACCTCAGCTGCTCTCCACCACAACGTCCGGGATCTCTTTGAGGGTATCATCCGGCAAATTCGGCTGCGCAGGGACAGCAAGGAAGCCAACGACAGGCGGCTGGCGAGTGCCAAGAGGCGGGAGAGCATCGGACAGAGAGCCAAACGATTCCTCAGCCGCATTGCAGCCAGAAACAACAAGAAGATGGCCTTCAAACAGAAGTCCAAGTCCTGCCACGATCTGTCTGTCCTCTGAGTGAGATTGAGAAAACCCAATGGTCACCTTGGCTGCTGTGCAACCATGAGTAAATGTGTGTGTCCTTTTGTGGCTATTGAAAGATAGAAGTTACTGCTCCGAGAATGCACATTATCTGGAACTATATAGAAGGAATTTGAGATCCTGCTGGTGAACACTGTGTTGCATTTCTTGCATGTTGCCTGAGCTGCAGCTGAAGGCCTCCTGTCTAACACGGTGGGACTGACAACGTGGATCACCTCCACAGATTGTGGAACTAAGTGGCAACCAATCTCTCCACCAAGAGGCCTCctgcctccctcactctctccacctgTCTTCTGACACATCTTATCCTGCTCATACATCCAGCTCCTTCCCAATATCAATGGGGAACCATTCCAACACTGACTGATAGAGAAAGAGCTGATGGAAGGGGTTGAGGAATGACAGCTGACTAGCTTCGGGAAGAATTGAAACCTTGTCATTGGAGAAACTGCATGGTTTGTATTTCAGAAGGAGGTGATTTCTTCTCCGACGCTGCCTCAGTAATCCCCTTGTTAGAGGGTCTGCCTCAGTACTCCATCTGTTACCACCCGCTCTGGGGGTGGTGTCCAGAAACTGTTTGATAATCAGTTGGTTTGGGTATATGTCTGCGAcgggtttgggggtgggtgggtgggaggaggtgttcaAAGTGAGTCTGCCTGGCCTATGGATAGGGACACTCCCCTCTCCATTTACAGCAGAAATCAGCTGGAACATTGGCTGCTATGGGCAATCTGTGTTCCATTTAATTAATGAGGCTTTCTCACTGTACATAGAATCAGACCGTGATCACTGAATCAGACTTTGAATTCAGTGGTGGACTTATTAAGAATTGGTCGCTGGGTGTCTAATATGACTCTGAGGTTGTGACAGTCTGCCCTCTGCCATTTGGCCAATCGTAACTGTCCTGGCTTTTTGAGACACTTATCCAATTAGAGCCACTCACCATGTCTTTCCCCACAGCCCTTAAGGACTCACGACTATTGGGAAAGAATTACTGGTCCACATGAATCCAGGTTAGTCGGAGCCGCCTGTGTTAACAAATTGACAGGCTCTTTGCCAGCTGCAGTCTCAGATTCTGGTACACTTGGGATTGTTGATGTTGGAGGTGGTTCATTGTAAATCAGTCACCATCAATAACTCAAGGAATGGGCTGAGGAGAAATTTTGCTTTATTTAACAGAAGCCGTTAAGTTTCTTTTGTGAAAAATAAAGCAGAACAATGGTGCAATCAGCAACTAGACTTTGAAAAGCACCAGGAATTTTAGAGGTGAGAGGGTTTTATTGAGCTGACTGTTAAACAGAGTGAAAGGGAATGAAAGCGTGTTTAGGTATGTTTGGGGATGTGTGACGTGCGCAGGCTCGTACAGAAACATCACGTGGAATAGTCAGCTGTATCACAAGTTCAGAGGCAGCTGCTGTGAAACTAAAATTAAAAAAGCAATAATCCATCATCACTATGGTTCCATGCTCATTGTATCAGATTCCTTTGCACTTCTGTTTAATATTATTCAAATAATTTCTTAACTGTTTACATATCgatttttgtatttaaaataaaatttattcAGCCTTGCAACACAGTGtgttggtatctttctgcagtaGTGAGCACTTTGCTGGGACAGTCTTTACTTTATATTATAAAACTGATCGCAACAGCCGTATCTTGACTGATATTaaccagctccctcacactgtcactcagtaacccctctcccccctgagccctgtgttactgactgtatctctactgatgttaatccagctccctcacactgtcactcagtaacccctctccccccagggccctgtgttactgactgtatctctactgatgttaatccagctccctcacactgtcactcagtaacccctctcccccccgagccctgtgttactgactgtatctctactggtgttaatccagctccctcacactgtcactcagtaacccctctctcccccgagccctgtgttactgactgtatctctactggtgttaatccagctccctcacactgtcactcagtaacccctctcccccctgagccctgtgttactgactgtatctgtactgatgttaatccagctccctcacactgtcactcagtaacctctctccccccagggccctgtgttactgactgtatctctactgatgttaatccagctccctcacactgtcactcagtaacccctctcccccagtgccctgtgttattgactgtatctctactgatgttaatccagctccctcacactgtcactcagtaacccctctcccccagtgccctgtgttactgactgtatctctactgatgttaatccagctccctcacactgtagGAGTGTATAATGATGTGTCTATCATGTCTGTTAGACCCAGAACATGCTTTACTGGAACAATTATAAACgtttggtgggtggcacggtggcacagtggttagcactgctgcctcacagtaccagagacccgggttcaatcctgtctcaggcgactgacagtgtggagtttgcacgttctccccgtgtctgcgtgggtttcctccgggtgctccggtttcctcccacagtccaaagatgtgtggtcagatgaattggccatgctaaattgcccgtagtgtt
Above is a window of Hemiscyllium ocellatum isolate sHemOce1 chromosome 17, sHemOce1.pat.X.cur, whole genome shotgun sequence DNA encoding:
- the rrad gene encoding GTP-binding protein RAD, with the translated sequence MTLNKTDRSRALERRWGSTPLHAHRRSMPVDERELCASLQAGTLSNLVRCSSSYNPGQASHRDRPASHSSESLSSSGSDSDSSLYKVVLLGEHRVGKSSLARIFGGLEESEPQETEGRGDTFDRSMVVDGEEANLVLFDIWEQDDTNWIREHCMKLGDAYIIVYSVTDRASFEKASELRIQLRRARQAEDIPIILVGNKSDLVRSREVSVEEGRSCAVVFNCKFIETSAALHHNVRDLFEGIIRQIRLRRDSKEANDRRLASAKRRESIGQRAKRFLSRIAARNNKKMAFKQKSKSCHDLSVL